The following are encoded in a window of Candidatus Bathyarchaeia archaeon genomic DNA:
- a CDS encoding NAD(P)/FAD-dependent oxidoreductase, which translates to MVFDVAVVGAGPTGCMAAYTASRLGLKTALIEEHREAGQPLHCTGKLTARAFEEFNLPKDIILNSVRGAYLYSPSNVRLRVCKEDVESHIIDREALDGWLAGRACGVGVEFLTGMRCLEVTGHGGFKRLRLRGEENSLEVLTRLIIDAEGANATLLRGMGLRGAESFLVGLQYEADGVDYERDDYVELYFGSRFTPGFFGWIVPLGEHRARVGLCVSSKAAYPCRKYLDSLLREHPVVSKKLRSAKLRRLFGGRIPLHGPISKTYGDSFLVVGDAAAQTKSTSGGGVYFGLKAARIAGETAAECLNAGDYSQQQLKRYESRWRAKFGSELKFTSKVRTFLDRLSDRDLDLLFRLFGSDEKFMRIVEVYGDTAYQSRLLKPAALTAARVTLENPSKLGLLLKFAAKGLLSIIR; encoded by the coding sequence ATGGTCTTTGATGTCGCAGTTGTTGGGGCTGGGCCTACCGGGTGCATGGCCGCATACACTGCATCAAGGTTAGGTTTGAAGACGGCTCTAATAGAGGAGCACAGGGAGGCTGGACAGCCTCTACATTGTACTGGAAAGTTGACTGCGAGGGCCTTTGAGGAGTTCAATCTCCCAAAAGACATAATATTGAACAGTGTTAGGGGTGCCTACTTGTACTCCCCCAGCAATGTTAGGCTGAGGGTCTGTAAGGAGGATGTGGAGTCTCACATAATCGATAGGGAGGCATTGGATGGGTGGCTGGCAGGGAGAGCATGCGGGGTTGGTGTAGAATTTCTGACAGGCATGAGGTGTCTCGAAGTAACTGGGCACGGCGGTTTTAAGAGGCTGAGGCTGCGGGGGGAGGAAAACTCATTGGAGGTTCTTACACGGCTGATCATTGACGCTGAAGGGGCTAACGCCACGCTGTTAAGGGGCATGGGTTTAAGGGGTGCAGAATCCTTCTTGGTTGGGTTACAATACGAAGCGGACGGCGTGGATTACGAAAGGGATGACTATGTAGAACTTTACTTTGGTAGCAGATTTACCCCGGGATTCTTCGGCTGGATAGTCCCACTCGGAGAGCATAGAGCTAGAGTTGGCCTTTGTGTGAGTAGTAAGGCAGCCTACCCTTGCAGAAAGTATCTGGACAGCCTTCTCAGAGAACACCCAGTTGTCTCTAAGAAGCTTCGAAGTGCCAAGCTAAGGCGCCTATTTGGCGGGAGAATACCTCTTCACGGGCCAATCTCTAAAACCTACGGTGACAGCTTCTTGGTTGTTGGGGATGCAGCAGCTCAGACGAAGTCAACCTCAGGTGGGGGGGTCTATTTTGGGTTGAAGGCTGCTAGGATAGCGGGAGAGACCGCCGCCGAGTGCTTGAACGCGGGAGATTACAGCCAACAGCAATTGAAGAGATATGAAAGTAGGTGGAGGGCTAAGTTTGGGAGTGAACTGAAGTTCACATCCAAAGTCCGCACCTTCCTAGACAGACTCTCCGACAGAGACCTCGACTTGCTCTTTCGGCTATTTGGTTCCGATGAGAAGTTTATGAGAATTGTTGAGGTGTACGGTGATACAGCATATCAATCAAGGCTGTTGAAACCGGCTGCTCTCACAGCCGCTAGGGTCACCCTAGAAAATCCATCCAAACTGGGTTTACTCCTAAAGTTTGCCGCGAAGGGGCTCCTAAGCATCATAAGATGA
- a CDS encoding (5-formylfuran-3-yl)methyl phosphate synthase, translating to MKLLVSVVDEHEALEAIKGGADILDVKNPREGSLGANFPWIIERVKRVAIDVEVSATLGDLPNLPGTAALAAFGAACSDVDYVKAGLYGSRNFSEATELMVAVCKAAKGYRPKVKVVASGYGDYKEIGCISPLDLPAIAYKAECDGILVDLKLKDGRRLFDFLDTNELNRLAAEAHDNGLTVALAGSLSVDDIAKVWGIGADIIGVRGAVCTGRDRVKGVVDRRLVAMWAQKMKELNVSNCKPAVSEGVRDF from the coding sequence GTGAAACTTCTCGTTAGTGTAGTAGATGAGCATGAGGCACTAGAGGCAATTAAAGGTGGGGCTGATATACTGGATGTGAAGAATCCTCGAGAGGGTTCTCTTGGGGCGAACTTCCCATGGATCATAGAACGAGTCAAACGAGTAGCAATAGATGTGGAAGTTAGCGCCACACTAGGCGATCTGCCAAATCTGCCAGGCACAGCTGCCCTAGCAGCTTTTGGGGCTGCTTGCTCAGATGTCGACTATGTAAAAGCGGGACTATATGGGTCTCGAAACTTCAGCGAAGCCACGGAACTAATGGTTGCTGTTTGTAAGGCTGCGAAAGGATATAGGCCTAAGGTCAAGGTCGTTGCTTCAGGATATGGTGACTATAAGGAAATAGGATGCATCTCGCCGCTGGATCTTCCAGCTATAGCATATAAAGCTGAGTGTGACGGCATCCTCGTCGATCTCAAACTTAAGGACGGCAGGCGCCTCTTTGACTTCCTAGACACCAACGAGTTGAATAGGCTTGCAGCTGAAGCTCATGATAACGGTCTAACAGTTGCTCTGGCGGGCTCCTTGAGCGTTGATGATATCGCTAAGGTTTGGGGGATAGGTGCAGACATCATCGGCGTTAGGGGTGCAGTCTGCACCGGCAGGGACAGGGTTAAAGGTGTGGTGGATCGAAGGCTGGTGGCTATGTGGGCTCAGAAGATGAAGGAGTTAAATGTCTCTAACTGTAAACCAGCTGTCTCAGAGGGAGTCCGCGATTTTTAA
- a CDS encoding DNA-directed RNA polymerase subunit B, translating into MAASHEQYWSLVERFLKEEGLVKQHLKSYDDFIENGLQAIVDEVGGIDIAAENRYRIRFGKVNLEKPKVVEVDGSAHGILPMEARLRNITYAAPLYLEMCIERDGKRISPLEPIYIGDIPIMVKSKKCNLSGVSEDELIRMGEDPRDPGGYFIINGSERVMVGLEDLAANRILVDYDESGVGVAYKAKVFSTTVGFRARIEVKMKSDGSINVSIPGVVADIPFVILMKALGVEADREIAEVVSPLEEIQDQLEPSFEKSEGVLKTSDAILYIGNRVAFGQIEEYRLKKAEGVIDRNFLPHIGRTPDKRKEKAYFLGEIANRMIELKLGIRASDDKDHYANKRVKLAGVLLADLFRTMFRNLCRDMKYQLERTSLKRVGAIGAINAAVRPGIITERIQHALATGNWGRGKVGVTQLLDRTNYVASLSHLRRLQSPLSRSQPNFEARDLHSTHWGRLCPNETPEGSNCGLVKNLALSSSISVGIDREKVRALLLNLGVVELEKASRELKVNGAKVFLDGVIGYCSDPLGLVSRIRELRRKGEISHEINIAFYEERSTRVILREVHVTYDAGRVRRPLIVCRDGRPLLTSEHIEKLKSGEISWEYLIKNGIIEFLDADEEENAYIAIFESDLTPKHTHLEIAPYTILGICASLIPYPEHNQSPRNSYEAAMVKQALGIYSTNFHLRADSRSYILSYPQTPLVTTKTMLTVGYDERPLGQNYVIAVLSFEGYNMEDALVFNKSSVERGLGRSIFYRVYEAESRQYLGGGKDRFEIPEAGARGFRGEQSYRLLEADGIVGVEAEVSGSDVLVGRTSPPRFLEEYKEFEVKGPTRRDTSITMRPSEKGVVDTVFLTDTSQGTRIVKVKVRDTRPAELGDKFASRHGQKGVIGMLVPQEDMPFTEDGIVPDIIINPHAFPSRMTVGQLVETLAGKVASVCGHTIDGTPFVGTKPEELRRALKELGFHHSGRETLYNGMTGEKLVADVFMGVIYYQKLHHMVADKMHARSRGQVQMLTRQPTEGRARGGGLRFGEMERDCLIGHGAAVLLKNRLLDESDRCVMYVCEHCGFIAYYDQMQRRYVCNLCGDDAIVSPVVVSYAFKLLLQELMSLCLAPRLILEDRT; encoded by the coding sequence ATGGCCGCGTCACACGAACAGTATTGGAGCCTCGTGGAGCGTTTTCTCAAAGAGGAAGGTTTGGTAAAGCAACATCTGAAATCCTACGATGACTTCATAGAGAATGGTCTGCAAGCTATAGTTGATGAGGTAGGCGGTATAGATATAGCAGCTGAGAACCGTTACAGAATCAGGTTTGGGAAGGTTAATCTTGAGAAGCCCAAGGTTGTGGAGGTAGACGGGTCCGCCCATGGCATCCTCCCCATGGAGGCTAGGCTTCGCAATATCACTTATGCAGCCCCTCTCTACCTAGAAATGTGTATCGAGAGGGATGGAAAGAGGATATCCCCACTCGAACCCATCTACATAGGCGACATACCCATAATGGTAAAATCAAAAAAATGCAACCTTTCAGGGGTGAGTGAAGATGAACTAATTCGGATGGGTGAGGATCCAAGAGACCCGGGTGGCTACTTCATCATAAACGGCTCAGAAAGAGTAATGGTAGGTCTCGAAGATCTCGCCGCTAACCGTATTCTAGTAGACTATGACGAGTCGGGGGTCGGTGTAGCCTACAAAGCAAAAGTCTTCTCAACAACCGTCGGGTTCAGAGCTCGCATAGAAGTCAAGATGAAATCTGACGGGTCTATAAATGTCTCCATCCCTGGAGTTGTTGCGGACATACCATTTGTAATCTTGATGAAGGCTTTAGGGGTTGAGGCAGATAGAGAGATAGCTGAGGTTGTCTCGCCGCTGGAGGAGATACAGGATCAACTGGAGCCTTCATTCGAGAAGTCTGAGGGGGTCCTCAAAACCTCAGATGCGATCCTATACATTGGTAACAGGGTTGCCTTCGGTCAGATTGAAGAGTACAGACTCAAGAAGGCTGAGGGAGTTATAGACAGGAACTTTCTACCACACATAGGTAGAACGCCAGACAAACGGAAGGAGAAGGCCTATTTCCTAGGTGAGATAGCTAATCGGATGATAGAACTCAAACTCGGCATCAGAGCATCTGACGACAAAGATCATTATGCTAATAAGCGGGTGAAATTGGCCGGAGTTCTATTGGCAGATCTATTCAGAACAATGTTTCGCAACCTTTGCCGTGATATGAAATACCAGCTGGAGCGAACCAGTCTGAAGCGAGTTGGCGCCATAGGTGCAATTAACGCTGCAGTCAGACCTGGTATTATCACCGAGAGGATTCAGCATGCCCTAGCCACCGGTAACTGGGGGCGGGGTAAGGTTGGTGTTACTCAGCTACTTGATAGGACAAACTACGTGGCCTCTCTAAGCCACCTTCGCCGTCTTCAATCTCCCCTTAGCCGAAGTCAGCCCAACTTTGAAGCTAGAGACCTCCACTCCACCCATTGGGGGCGGCTATGCCCAAATGAAACACCCGAAGGCTCGAATTGTGGTCTCGTAAAGAATCTCGCTCTCTCGTCGTCTATATCGGTAGGTATAGACCGAGAAAAAGTCAGGGCGCTTCTACTGAACCTTGGCGTTGTAGAATTGGAAAAAGCTAGCAGAGAGCTCAAAGTTAACGGAGCTAAAGTATTCCTTGATGGGGTTATAGGGTATTGTAGCGACCCTCTTGGACTTGTGTCGAGAATTAGAGAGCTGAGGAGGAAGGGTGAGATCAGCCATGAGATCAACATCGCCTTTTATGAAGAGAGGTCTACGAGGGTCATCCTCAGAGAGGTTCACGTAACCTATGATGCCGGAAGAGTTCGGCGGCCCTTAATTGTCTGCAGGGATGGCCGCCCTCTCCTTACTTCTGAGCATATAGAGAAACTTAAGAGTGGAGAGATTTCGTGGGAGTATCTGATCAAGAATGGCATCATTGAGTTTTTAGACGCTGACGAAGAGGAGAATGCTTACATTGCAATATTCGAAAGTGACCTCACACCGAAACATACACACCTTGAGATAGCACCCTACACCATCCTAGGTATCTGCGCCTCACTCATACCGTACCCTGAACATAACCAATCCCCGAGAAACTCATACGAGGCGGCAATGGTAAAGCAGGCTTTAGGGATCTACTCCACTAACTTCCATCTGAGAGCTGACTCGAGGTCGTACATTCTGAGTTATCCTCAAACACCTCTAGTCACCACTAAGACTATGCTCACGGTGGGTTATGATGAAAGACCGCTCGGCCAGAACTACGTTATAGCGGTTCTATCCTTCGAAGGATATAATATGGAAGATGCTCTGGTCTTCAACAAGTCATCAGTAGAGCGGGGGTTGGGCAGGTCGATTTTCTATAGGGTATATGAAGCTGAGTCAAGGCAATACCTCGGTGGAGGGAAAGACCGCTTCGAGATTCCTGAGGCTGGGGCTAGAGGCTTTAGGGGTGAACAGAGCTATCGCCTCTTGGAAGCCGACGGGATAGTTGGTGTTGAAGCCGAGGTTTCTGGCTCTGACGTTTTAGTGGGCAGGACAAGTCCGCCACGTTTCCTTGAAGAATACAAGGAGTTTGAAGTCAAAGGGCCTACGAGGAGGGATACCTCGATTACCATGAGACCATCCGAAAAGGGAGTTGTGGACACAGTCTTTTTGACTGATACATCGCAAGGTACTAGAATTGTAAAAGTCAAGGTTAGAGACACTCGGCCTGCAGAGCTCGGCGACAAGTTTGCCTCCCGCCACGGGCAGAAAGGCGTCATAGGGATGTTGGTTCCTCAAGAAGATATGCCATTCACGGAGGACGGGATAGTCCCGGATATAATCATAAATCCTCACGCTTTCCCATCTAGAATGACTGTAGGGCAACTTGTAGAGACTCTGGCAGGCAAGGTTGCCTCAGTTTGTGGGCACACAATCGATGGTACCCCTTTCGTAGGCACTAAACCTGAGGAGTTGAGGAGAGCTTTAAAGGAGTTAGGTTTTCACCACAGTGGAAGAGAAACTCTGTATAATGGCATGACAGGTGAGAAACTCGTTGCCGACGTCTTCATGGGTGTGATCTATTACCAGAAGCTCCATCACATGGTTGCTGACAAGATGCACGCCCGGTCTAGAGGTCAAGTTCAAATGTTAACAAGGCAGCCTACTGAAGGGAGAGCTAGAGGTGGTGGTCTCCGTTTTGGGGAGATGGAGAGAGACTGTTTAATAGGTCATGGGGCGGCAGTTCTCCTAAAGAACAGGCTATTAGACGAGTCTGATAGGTGTGTGATGTATGTCTGTGAGCATTGTGGCTTTATCGCTTACTACGACCAGATGCAGAGGAGATACGTCTGCAACCTTTGTGGCGATGACGCTATTGTGTCGCCTGTGGTAGTTTCATACGCCTTCAAACTTCTTCTCCAAGAACTGATGAGTCTATGCCTTGCTCCTAGACTAATTCTGGAGGACAGAACATGA
- a CDS encoding ATP synthase subunit C — MEIVKINSKMFFIFVLGVSLVGAANLLNVHAQDEATTAAVASQLGLMAIGASIAIAGPGLGAGIGLSIATSSIAAAGAERPEIIGKFFIFVVFIEAIAIYGLIVAVFIMLVLPGAVAA, encoded by the coding sequence GTGGAAATAGTGAAGATCAATTCGAAGATGTTCTTCATATTCGTTTTGGGTGTCTCGCTGGTTGGAGCGGCTAATCTACTAAATGTGCACGCCCAAGACGAGGCTACAACCGCTGCCGTGGCTTCACAGCTGGGCTTAATGGCGATAGGTGCTAGTATTGCTATAGCTGGGCCAGGATTAGGGGCTGGTATAGGGTTAAGCATAGCAACCTCTTCGATTGCTGCCGCTGGAGCTGAACGACCCGAGATTATTGGGAAGTTCTTCATCTTTGTAGTCTTCATCGAAGCTATCGCCATATATGGGCTCATAGTAGCAGTCTTCATAATGCTGGTGCTCCCAGGCGCCGTTGCAGCATAG
- a CDS encoding DNA-directed RNA polymerase subunit A', with translation MSLEVVEEVTKTIKKIKFGVQSPQEIRKLSVVELQEADTYDEDGAPIPMGLMDERMGTLEPRTRCKTCGNPPAKCPGHFGHIELVTPVIHTGFTKIIHELLNLFCSECGRILLSDEKVEEYKARIAKARDEVGIDPVNIYEEVRHEARKNIRCPHCMKKHNHIEFSKPTNFFEITDEGTRPLEPSIIRGRLELIKSEDLAVLGFSPQSARPEWMVLQVLPVPPVAVRPSIMLESGIRSEDDLTHKLVDIIRINNRLKEYAAEGGAPPLIFRELSDLLQYHVTTFFDNETSGIPPARHRSGRALRTLSQRLKGKEGRFRSNLSGKRVDFSARTVISPDPNLSIDEVGVPLEIAMRLTYPEVVTEWNIEELRQLVKNGPSTYPGALYVVRPDGKRIRLEFVVDRSKVAESLQPHFIVERHLKDGDVVVFNRQPSLHRMSMMAHFVKVLPYKTFRLHLCVCPPYNADFDGDEMNLHVPQTEEAVTEARVLMQVQNQILSPRYGGPLIGAIRDFITASYLLTRKTTFLRRDELCNLLVSIGYEGEIPEPTVKGKEPLWSGKDLFSLLLPKGLDYVMKANICPGCPKCLYEDCDKDAYVVIKNGKLLSGVIDRSAIGAEKSESILHRIIKEYGTEAGKAFMNSLCRLVNNFLSLKGFSYSLEELDISQEVKSAIEKRTADAKKYITKLTASLKDGTLPRLPGRSIEESFEIYAMNELAKARDEAGAKANYYFGMENSGAIMTRTGARGSSLNIGQMTACLGQQSVRGKRIIRGYRNRALPHFEPGDPSPEARGFVYRSYRDGLSPTEFFFHAIGGREGLVDTAVRTQQSGYMQRRLVNALQDLRVEHDETVRTATGQIIQFRYGEDGVDPAKSDHGKAVNIERLVERVKLSTSGGMAASERYINERLDEVKNELTPLLINELRKDLSGSKLSKEAVDKVISTTVRDYSMAKIEPGESVGVVAAQSIGEPGTQMTLRTFHFAGVKEMNVTLGLPRIIELVDARKIPSTPIMTVYLQGEFRKDREKATAIAQKLVYTTLRDVSSGIFLDQAEASIIVKLDRLAMKEGGVNLNQIKSAFKSMKCSISTHGDSLKIKPDDTSELTKLFEKIPSLCIKGVQGISRALITQEDGEWIIKTDGSNLTKVIRVEGVDPTRTNTNSIHEIAETLGIEAARNALIREIRSVLSEQGLDVDIRHVMLVADMMTCLGEVMQIGRHGVSGEKASVLARAAFEITVPTLISAAVRGLEDNLTGVTESVICGQMIPVGTGTVNLYMAPGKERS, from the coding sequence ATGTCGCTGGAAGTAGTAGAAGAGGTAACAAAAACTATCAAGAAGATCAAGTTCGGCGTCCAATCCCCTCAGGAGATCAGGAAATTATCCGTCGTCGAATTGCAAGAGGCTGACACCTACGACGAGGATGGGGCGCCGATACCGATGGGGCTGATGGATGAACGCATGGGTACATTGGAGCCTAGGACACGGTGTAAAACCTGCGGGAATCCCCCGGCGAAATGTCCTGGTCACTTCGGTCATATAGAACTCGTTACGCCAGTTATTCACACAGGTTTTACAAAGATTATACATGAACTTTTAAACCTATTCTGTAGCGAGTGTGGTAGAATCCTCCTCTCAGATGAAAAAGTTGAGGAGTATAAGGCTAGAATAGCAAAAGCCAGAGATGAAGTCGGCATCGATCCTGTGAACATATACGAGGAGGTTAGGCATGAAGCGAGGAAGAATATTAGGTGTCCACATTGTATGAAGAAACATAACCATATCGAATTTAGTAAGCCCACAAACTTCTTCGAAATCACGGATGAAGGGACACGCCCCCTCGAACCGTCCATCATAAGGGGAAGATTAGAACTAATAAAGAGCGAGGATCTTGCGGTCTTAGGTTTCTCTCCTCAATCCGCTCGACCAGAATGGATGGTTCTACAAGTTTTACCCGTCCCGCCCGTTGCCGTTAGACCCTCGATAATGCTCGAGTCAGGCATAAGGTCTGAGGACGATCTAACACATAAACTGGTCGATATAATACGAATAAATAATCGCCTCAAAGAGTATGCGGCTGAAGGCGGCGCTCCTCCTCTCATCTTTCGCGAACTTTCAGACCTCCTCCAATACCATGTTACAACCTTCTTCGACAATGAGACTTCTGGGATTCCTCCAGCTAGGCACAGGTCTGGTAGGGCTTTAAGGACTCTCTCGCAGAGGTTGAAGGGCAAGGAGGGTAGATTCAGAAGTAACCTCTCCGGCAAACGAGTAGACTTTTCAGCTAGGACTGTAATCTCCCCTGACCCAAACCTCAGCATCGATGAGGTAGGGGTACCATTGGAGATAGCGATGCGGCTAACCTATCCGGAAGTTGTAACCGAGTGGAACATCGAAGAGCTCCGGCAACTTGTAAAGAATGGGCCATCAACCTACCCTGGGGCTCTCTACGTGGTTAGGCCTGACGGCAAGCGTATCAGACTTGAATTCGTAGTCGATAGAAGTAAAGTCGCCGAAAGCCTCCAGCCTCACTTTATCGTAGAACGCCACCTGAAGGACGGCGATGTGGTGGTCTTCAATAGGCAGCCTTCCCTTCATAGAATGTCTATGATGGCACACTTCGTCAAAGTTCTACCATATAAGACTTTTAGACTACACCTCTGTGTATGTCCTCCCTACAACGCTGATTTCGATGGGGATGAAATGAACCTCCATGTTCCACAAACGGAGGAGGCAGTGACAGAGGCTAGGGTCTTAATGCAGGTTCAAAATCAAATTCTCTCCCCGAGATATGGTGGGCCTCTTATTGGCGCTATTCGGGACTTCATCACAGCATCATACCTCCTAACTAGAAAGACTACGTTCCTCCGTAGGGATGAGCTGTGCAATCTGCTGGTCTCGATTGGTTATGAAGGTGAAATTCCAGAGCCAACTGTAAAAGGTAAAGAACCGTTATGGTCTGGCAAGGACTTATTCAGTCTCCTACTACCGAAGGGGCTGGACTACGTCATGAAAGCTAACATCTGCCCTGGTTGCCCCAAATGCCTCTACGAAGACTGCGACAAGGATGCTTATGTCGTTATTAAAAATGGGAAACTGCTGTCCGGCGTGATAGACAGGAGTGCTATAGGGGCTGAAAAGTCAGAGAGCATTTTACACAGAATAATAAAAGAGTATGGAACTGAAGCAGGCAAAGCCTTTATGAATTCTCTCTGCAGACTCGTAAACAATTTCTTATCTCTAAAAGGGTTCTCCTACTCTCTGGAAGAGTTGGATATATCACAGGAGGTTAAATCGGCTATAGAGAAGAGAACAGCTGACGCTAAAAAGTACATAACTAAGTTGACAGCCTCACTTAAGGATGGAACTCTACCGAGGCTGCCTGGCCGTTCCATCGAGGAGTCGTTCGAGATCTACGCTATGAACGAGCTTGCCAAGGCTCGCGACGAGGCTGGGGCCAAGGCTAACTATTACTTTGGTATGGAGAATAGCGGGGCTATAATGACTAGGACTGGAGCTCGCGGTTCAAGCCTAAATATAGGTCAAATGACGGCCTGCCTAGGTCAGCAGTCAGTTCGAGGGAAGAGGATAATTCGCGGCTACAGGAATCGTGCCTTGCCCCACTTCGAACCCGGCGACCCTAGCCCCGAAGCCCGCGGCTTCGTCTACAGATCATACCGAGACGGTTTGTCGCCGACTGAATTCTTCTTCCACGCTATCGGTGGCAGGGAGGGCTTGGTGGACACGGCTGTTCGAACTCAGCAGAGTGGTTATATGCAACGCCGCCTCGTTAATGCCCTCCAAGATTTAAGGGTTGAACATGACGAGACTGTGAGAACGGCTACCGGTCAAATTATCCAATTCCGTTATGGAGAGGACGGAGTTGACCCTGCCAAGAGCGACCACGGCAAAGCCGTCAATATTGAGCGGCTTGTCGAGAGGGTGAAACTTTCCACTTCTGGAGGAATGGCTGCGTCTGAGCGTTATATTAATGAAAGATTGGACGAGGTTAAAAATGAATTAACCCCCCTACTTATCAATGAGCTGAGGAAGGACCTCTCAGGGTCGAAGCTTAGTAAGGAGGCCGTGGACAAGGTTATCTCAACCACGGTTCGCGATTATAGTATGGCGAAGATTGAACCTGGAGAATCCGTGGGGGTGGTTGCTGCACAGTCGATAGGTGAGCCTGGCACACAGATGACTCTACGAACCTTCCACTTTGCCGGCGTTAAGGAGATGAACGTTACCCTAGGTCTTCCACGAATCATCGAGTTGGTAGATGCTCGAAAGATCCCTTCCACACCTATCATGACGGTTTATTTGCAGGGGGAGTTCAGAAAGGATAGGGAGAAGGCAACTGCTATAGCCCAAAAGCTAGTCTACACCACCCTCCGCGACGTGTCTTCAGGAATCTTTCTCGATCAGGCTGAGGCTTCGATAATCGTGAAACTTGATAGGCTGGCAATGAAGGAGGGAGGCGTAAACCTCAACCAGATCAAGTCAGCATTTAAGTCTATGAAGTGTTCCATCTCAACTCATGGGGATTCGTTGAAAATAAAACCTGATGATACTAGCGAGTTAACTAAGCTCTTTGAGAAAATCCCGTCCTTATGCATAAAGGGGGTGCAAGGCATCAGTAGGGCCTTAATCACTCAGGAAGATGGGGAGTGGATAATTAAGACTGACGGCTCGAATCTAACAAAGGTAATAAGAGTAGAGGGTGTCGATCCGACTAGGACTAATACTAACAGCATACACGAGATCGCTGAGACTCTTGGGATAGAGGCTGCTAGGAACGCTCTGATAAGAGAGATAAGGAGCGTATTGAGTGAACAAGGGTTAGATGTTGACATTAGACATGTTATGCTGGTCGCAGACATGATGACCTGTCTTGGCGAAGTTATGCAGATTGGGCGGCATGGGGTGAGCGGTGAGAAGGCCAGTGTCCTAGCGAGAGCTGCCTTTGAGATAACAGTTCCAACACTGATCTCTGCAGCCGTTAGAGGTCTGGAGGATAATCTAACCGGAGTAACCGAGAGTGTGATATGTGGTCAAATGATCCCTGTAGGGACTGGTACTGTTAATCTCTACATGGCACCAGGCAAGGAGAGGTCTTAA
- a CDS encoding DNA-directed RNA polymerase subunit H, protein MVKEEEFTLPKHELVPEHMIASEDEVRRLLSTYRIKLYQLPRIKLSDPAVKALKAKVGDVIKIVRKSETAGESVYYRYVVEE, encoded by the coding sequence TTGGTGAAAGAAGAAGAATTCACCCTACCTAAACATGAACTGGTTCCTGAACATATGATAGCCTCAGAGGATGAGGTTAGACGGCTTTTATCAACCTATAGGATCAAACTTTACCAGCTGCCTAGGATTAAGCTCTCGGATCCCGCAGTTAAAGCTCTTAAGGCTAAAGTTGGGGACGTAATAAAAATCGTCAGGAAAAGTGAGACGGCAGGCGAGAGTGTATACTATAGGTATGTTGTGGAGGAGTAG
- a CDS encoding V-type ATPase subunit: MLSSVYKYGELSPRARGKKSRLLVKSDYDAMLGAESVQAILRRLEGTPYAPYVSSAALGELDILKVEHSLMKSYEADLNFFVSRLKDNNAINFLGEFSNSIRRRCIAQIVKSIILEIPWEKASNFIHPYRDIDAAACKSLVESKNVKPVLKLLGDGILEAKIWDLVKEIVNPVRQALEVEQTIIKYTSIMEWEKARGLKGRDRQCTELLGVTFDMVNIMVVLRMKKMGFKPSDIEEYFIPALHRVTEKELKKAAAAATEKDSLKVFTSGYYINVISPLLGAYEINEDLSIFEVAFKRYHANECGRVFFQRFFHLTEILAYLYMKLYEVRDLMAIIVAKHLGLPSEKAERQLVLHQPPHPL; encoded by the coding sequence GTGCTAAGTTCAGTATACAAATATGGGGAGCTCTCGCCGAGGGCTAGGGGGAAGAAGTCCCGTCTTCTTGTCAAGAGTGATTATGATGCTATGCTAGGGGCTGAAAGCGTCCAAGCCATATTGAGGCGGCTTGAAGGTACACCATACGCCCCCTACGTGTCCTCGGCAGCGCTTGGAGAGCTTGACATCCTGAAAGTAGAACACAGCCTAATGAAGTCATATGAGGCAGACCTTAACTTCTTCGTCTCGCGTCTAAAAGACAATAACGCGATAAACTTCCTCGGAGAATTCAGCAATTCTATACGCCGAAGATGCATCGCTCAAATAGTCAAATCCATCATTTTGGAGATACCGTGGGAGAAAGCCTCCAACTTCATCCACCCATACAGAGACATCGACGCCGCAGCTTGTAAAAGCCTTGTGGAGAGTAAGAATGTTAAGCCTGTCCTGAAGCTCCTCGGCGACGGGATCCTAGAAGCTAAGATTTGGGATCTCGTAAAGGAGATTGTAAATCCTGTAAGGCAAGCCTTGGAGGTTGAGCAGACCATAATCAAGTATACGTCCATTATGGAGTGGGAAAAAGCTAGAGGGCTGAAGGGGCGTGACCGTCAATGCACGGAGCTCTTGGGTGTAACCTTTGATATGGTTAATATTATGGTTGTCCTGAGGATGAAGAAGATGGGCTTTAAACCAAGCGATATCGAGGAATATTTTATTCCCGCGCTGCATAGGGTTACGGAGAAAGAGCTCAAGAAGGCTGCTGCGGCGGCTACGGAGAAGGACTCTCTCAAAGTCTTCACCTCAGGTTATTACATAAACGTTATCTCTCCTTTACTTGGTGCATATGAGATAAACGAGGATTTATCAATCTTTGAGGTTGCCTTCAAGCGTTATCATGCTAACGAGTGTGGGAGGGTCTTCTTTCAACGCTTCTTCCATTTGACTGAGATTCTCGCTTACCTGTATATGAAGCTCTACGAGGTTCGTGATTTAATGGCTATTATTGTAGCTAAACATTTAGGTTTGCCCAGTGAGAAGGCGGAACGTCAACTTGTGCTCCACCAGCCCCCTCACCCACTATGA